One Paramisgurnus dabryanus chromosome 10, PD_genome_1.1, whole genome shotgun sequence genomic region harbors:
- the mis18a gene encoding protein Mis18-alpha, with amino-acid sequence MAAKMNLPADCANKTYSVCESAADSSNRAGEEAEADGAAVFMCGKCKLPIGDSLSWAGSDDERNQIMLKRTSDNVVIGKEPFLAGTRKELGCLVVNLTCRGCSSELGIMYISTPKKLDCKRSLFCFNVQHIESYVVGSSSQQMPDLDREDRPVTLEYQDTVEQQMTEIKSLAVIIGQRLLEIESNLQCSSDK; translated from the exons ATGGCAGCGAAAATGAATTTACCCGCCGACTGTGCAAATAAAACATACTCTGTTTGCGAGAGTGCGGCGGATAGCAGTAACCGAGCGGGGGAAGAAGCAGAAGCCGACGGTGCAGCGGTGTTTATGTGCGGCAAATGCAAACTGCCCATCGGCGACTCTCTGTCCTGGGCAGGCAGTGATGACGAGCGAAACCAAATCATGCTCAAAC GTACTAGTGACAATGTTGTGATAGGCAAGGAGCCTTTTCTTGCTGGTACCCGAAAGGAGCTTGGGTG CCTTGTTGTGAACCTCACATGTCGTGGCTGTAGTTCAGAATTAGGAATTATGTACATATCGACTCCAAAAAAACTTGATTGTAAGAGATCCCTCTTCTGCTTCAATGTTCAACATATTGAAAG TTATGTAGTGGGTAGTTCAAGTCAGCAGATGCCAGATTTAGACCGTGAGGACCGGCCAGTAACACTGGAATACCAAGACACTGTTGAGCAGCAGATGACAGAG ATCAAATCTTTAGCAGTGATAATAGGACAACGACTGCTGGAGATCGAAAGTAACCTACAGTGCAGTTCGGACAAATAA
- the eva1c gene encoding protein eva-1 homolog C isoform X1, whose amino-acid sequence MITSRCRTSGLCVHILYSLLLLCIKKMDGLSDFSNYLFRIINSHSAQACDGDLLLLRCPRHSTITVQSAFYGQTEALPGIVPGMRCQWRNHSCSATTALQKVIHECQGHRDCQMLVNHQVFGQDPCPGTPKYLHVLYRCKPTEHKKKVGCEGDRLLLHCKYPKLLNIYSVVYGRLMEEEETCPSKIGEPPTPFECRFHGAMDVVTNLCYGKQRCWLTIDEKHFKDPCPPGTKKYLTVLYACVPQSLLKEADPNSFQTTSVTNQSTKEVEHPVVTTSTFPENRIIVSNSLMAYGYITEHPEMAGLLFTSSVCVGLLIILIAVSTHITCSRHYNKPRMLGKKSRAAKLEEEEPMNQDTDDEEENGSESSTDSSTLTEIGRKLYCWEDVTYTTEAAELMERIERRELVIQEIRMNAYLNGNTCILHS is encoded by the exons ATGATCACGAGCAGATGCCGCACAAGTGGATTGTGTGTTCACATACTTTACAGCCTTCTCTTACTGTGCATTAAGAAAATGGACGGACTGTCGGATTTTTCAA ATTATCTGTTTAGGATCATCAACAGTCATTCAGCACAAGCCTGTGATGGAGATCTTCTGCTCCTCAGGTGCCCACGACACTCAACCATAACTGTTCAGTCTGCATTTTATGGCCAGACTGAAGCCCTTCCCGGGATTGTGCCAGGAATGAGATGTCAATGGCGTAATCACAGCTGTTCTGCCACCACAGCACTGCAG AAAGTGATTCACGAATGTCAGGGTCATAGAGACTGCCAGATGCTGGTTAATCATCAAGTCTTCGGCCAAGACCCTTGCCCTGGAACCCCCAAATACCTCCATGTATTATACAGGTGCAAACCTA CAGAACACAAGAAGAAAGTAGGGTGTGAGGGCGATCGACTTTTGCTTCACTGCAAGTATCCGAaactgcttaatatctactcgGTTGTGTACGGAAGACTGATGGAGGAGGAAGAGACTTGCCCATCAAAGATAGGAGAACCGCCAACACCCTTTG AATGCCGTTTTCATGGAGCCATGGATGTGGTGACAAACCTCTGTTATGGTAAACAGAGGTGTTGGTTAACCATAGATGAGAAGCATTTCAAAGACCCCTGCCCTCCTGGAACAAAAAAGTATCTTACTGTTCTCTATGCATGTG TTCCACAAAGTTTACTGAAGGAGGCTGATCCCAACAGTTTCCAAACTACCTCAGTTACTAACCAAAGCACCAAAGAAG TCGAACACCCAGTTGTCACAACTTCAACGTTTCCAGAAAACAGGATTATTGTCAGCAATTCTTTAATGGCGTATGGCTACATTACAG AGCATCCAGAGATGGCAGGCCTACTCTTCACTTCAAGTGTTTGTGTGGGGCTTCTAATCATCCTAATAGCTGTTTCAACACATATAACCTGCAGCAGACATTATAATAAACCTAGAATGCTCGGTAAGAAGAGTAGAGCTGCTAAACTAGAAGAAGAGGAACCAATGAATCAGGATACTGATGATGAAGAAGAGAATGGGTCAGAGTCATCAACGGACAGCTCTACCCTTACAGAAATAGGCAGGAAGTTGTACTGTTGGGAGGATGTGACGTACACTACGGAGGCAGCAGAACTGATGGAGAGGATTGAACGACGTGAGCTTGTAATTCAGGAGATCAGGATGAATGCGTACCTCAATGGAAACACATGCATCTTGCATTCATAA
- the eva1c gene encoding protein eva-1 homolog C isoform X2 gives MITSRCRTSGLCVHILYSLLLLCIKKMDGLSDFSNYLFRIINSHSAQACDGDLLLLRCPRHSTITVQSAFYGQTEALPGIVPGMRCQWRNHSCSATTALQKVIHECQGHRDCQMLVNHQVFGQDPCPGTPKYLHVLYRCKPKHKKKVGCEGDRLLLHCKYPKLLNIYSVVYGRLMEEEETCPSKIGEPPTPFECRFHGAMDVVTNLCYGKQRCWLTIDEKHFKDPCPPGTKKYLTVLYACVPQSLLKEADPNSFQTTSVTNQSTKEVEHPVVTTSTFPENRIIVSNSLMAYGYITEHPEMAGLLFTSSVCVGLLIILIAVSTHITCSRHYNKPRMLGKKSRAAKLEEEEPMNQDTDDEEENGSESSTDSSTLTEIGRKLYCWEDVTYTTEAAELMERIERRELVIQEIRMNAYLNGNTCILHS, from the exons ATGATCACGAGCAGATGCCGCACAAGTGGATTGTGTGTTCACATACTTTACAGCCTTCTCTTACTGTGCATTAAGAAAATGGACGGACTGTCGGATTTTTCAA ATTATCTGTTTAGGATCATCAACAGTCATTCAGCACAAGCCTGTGATGGAGATCTTCTGCTCCTCAGGTGCCCACGACACTCAACCATAACTGTTCAGTCTGCATTTTATGGCCAGACTGAAGCCCTTCCCGGGATTGTGCCAGGAATGAGATGTCAATGGCGTAATCACAGCTGTTCTGCCACCACAGCACTGCAG AAAGTGATTCACGAATGTCAGGGTCATAGAGACTGCCAGATGCTGGTTAATCATCAAGTCTTCGGCCAAGACCCTTGCCCTGGAACCCCCAAATACCTCCATGTATTATACAGGTGCAAACCTA AACACAAGAAGAAAGTAGGGTGTGAGGGCGATCGACTTTTGCTTCACTGCAAGTATCCGAaactgcttaatatctactcgGTTGTGTACGGAAGACTGATGGAGGAGGAAGAGACTTGCCCATCAAAGATAGGAGAACCGCCAACACCCTTTG AATGCCGTTTTCATGGAGCCATGGATGTGGTGACAAACCTCTGTTATGGTAAACAGAGGTGTTGGTTAACCATAGATGAGAAGCATTTCAAAGACCCCTGCCCTCCTGGAACAAAAAAGTATCTTACTGTTCTCTATGCATGTG TTCCACAAAGTTTACTGAAGGAGGCTGATCCCAACAGTTTCCAAACTACCTCAGTTACTAACCAAAGCACCAAAGAAG TCGAACACCCAGTTGTCACAACTTCAACGTTTCCAGAAAACAGGATTATTGTCAGCAATTCTTTAATGGCGTATGGCTACATTACAG AGCATCCAGAGATGGCAGGCCTACTCTTCACTTCAAGTGTTTGTGTGGGGCTTCTAATCATCCTAATAGCTGTTTCAACACATATAACCTGCAGCAGACATTATAATAAACCTAGAATGCTCGGTAAGAAGAGTAGAGCTGCTAAACTAGAAGAAGAGGAACCAATGAATCAGGATACTGATGATGAAGAAGAGAATGGGTCAGAGTCATCAACGGACAGCTCTACCCTTACAGAAATAGGCAGGAAGTTGTACTGTTGGGAGGATGTGACGTACACTACGGAGGCAGCAGAACTGATGGAGAGGATTGAACGACGTGAGCTTGTAATTCAGGAGATCAGGATGAATGCGTACCTCAATGGAAACACATGCATCTTGCATTCATAA
- the cfap298 gene encoding cilia- and flagella-associated protein 298: MVQLHVKRGEESQFLFQTTVDVQIDTLTQQVSAIYNGRLKVDRICSEMSELSDHGISLPPNMQGLTDDQIIELKLQDEWQERCIPSGGAEFRKDEIGRRNGHAPNEKMKDVLKKTMEEAKALISKKQVQANVCLTMDMVQEALDQLRGAVMIVYPMGLPPHDPIRMEFENQEDLAGTQASLQVIPDEEAQLWWASKELQKDKKLQDYIGKNEKTKIVVKMQKRGQGAPAREPLVGEDEQKKMMMHYYRRQEELKKLEEADDDTYLQSEWSDRQALKRQFQGLTNIKWGPK; encoded by the exons ATGGTTCAACTGCACGTCAAACGGGGAGAGGAGAGTCAGTTTCTCTTTCAAACAACAGTGGATGTACAGATTGACACTCTTACACAACAGGTCTCAGCCATCTATAATGGAAGGTTAAAAGTGGACAGGATCTGCTCTG AAATGTCTGAGCTGTCAGATCATGGCATCTCCCTTCCACCGAATATGCAAGGACTGACCGATGACCAGATCATTGAACTGAAGCTACAGGATGAATGGCAGGAGCGCTGCATTCCCAGCGGTGGCGCTGAGTTTAGGAAAGACGAGATCGGACGGCGAAATGGGCATG ctcCAAATGAGAAGATGAAggatgttttaaagaaaacaatgGAGGAGGCCAAAGCTTTAATCTCAAAA AAACAAGTACAAGCAAATGTTTGCCTTACAATGGATATGGTCCAAGAGGCTTTGGACCAACTGCGAGGAGCCGTGATGATAGTTTACCCAATGGGACTGCCTCCACATGATCCAATAAGGATGGAGTTTGAAAATCAAGAGGATCTAGCTGGAACACAG GCATCTTTACAGGTAATCCCAGATGAAGAGGCTCAACTGTGGTGGGCATCCAAAGAACTTCAAAAGGACAAGAAACTGCAGGATTATATTGGGAAAAATGAGAAGACTAAAATAGtggtgaaaatgcaaaaa AGAGGTCAGGGGGCACCGGCACGAGAGCCGTTGGTGGGTGAAGATGAGCAAAAGAAGATGATGATGCACTATTACCGAAGACAGGAAGAACTAAAA AAACTGGAAGAGGCCGATGACGACACATATCTACAGTCTGAATGGTCAGACAGACAGGCTTTAAAAAGACAATTCCAGGGACTCACGAATATCAAATGGGGTCCAAAATAA